In Acidicapsa acidisoli, the genomic window AGAGGCCAAAGCGTTTCTACTGGAGACACTACGCAATGGCCCTGTACCGTCGAAAGAACTTCTTGAGCACGCTCGCGAGACTCGCGACATCAAACGCGACACTTTGATTCGTGCTCAAAAGGCTCTCTCAATTACCCCTCGCAAGCTCGCCATGAATGGTGGATGGGTTTGGGAATTGCCGGTTGCTTTCAAGCTGCCTTGACTGGCTCAATGACTTCCCAATCCTCTGCTTCGATCTCGTACCAGCTTAGATCGTAAGCAGACGGCTCGCCTTTGTAGGCACTGACAACCAAAGCGTCGCCTTGAACGAACATCACCGTTTCAGCATCCCATGTTTTAGCGCGTCGAACCTTAGCGCCTTGCCTCAATGCCATCGTCACACCATCAAATTTAGCCATTACTGATTCTCCTGATAAGTTAGAGTACGCCTGCGAAGTCAGACGCTCTCTAACTAATAGCACAGACTTATACCCTGATTGCACGCCTTGGATAGATATATTTTTCCGCTAGTTTCTTGCTCATTCTTCGCTGTAGTCTATGACCTACAAGGACTAGACATCTCGATTCGGTCCCTGTAGGCCATAGACTACGTGAGCAGTCCATCCGTTTCTTCGGCAGTCGGAAGGTCTGCATCCGCATCTTCGCAGAGGGAAGAAATGGACGAAGATACTGTATTAGTCTGTACATACATATATTCGATAAACAAAGGACTTAGCTTCCACATCTTCGGAGAGTCCACAAGATCGAAGATGGGGAAGATACGGATGAAAAAGGATAATACGGAAGATGCGTACCTTCATAGACAGAGAGGTGGGAAAAGCCGTCCGCATCGACACAACGCCAGCGCATAAAAAGAGGCTGCATCGTCAATCAACAATGCAGCCTAACAACCAATGGGTAGCTTAACTATCTAATCGTTGAATTGATGCGTCATGCTGCATCATGACGAAACGGCAACAACTTACCGCCTCGCTGTGTTTGCTCCAGAAAGTCACCCCATGCTTGCATCATTACCGCACGTGGTTCCAAATAGAGCGCGTGATTGTAAGCAGCACTGACGGCATTACGCGGTGCGTGTGCAAGCTGTAGTTCGATGTGCTCATGGTTGAATCCACGCTCGTGCAAGATGGTGGATGCGAGTCCACGAAAGCCGTGTCCGGTTTGCCTTCCCTTATATCCCATGCGATCCAAAGCAAACAGAATTGTGTTGTTGCTCATCGACTTGTTGGGATTGCGCTCACCTGGAAACAGCAATTCACAATCACCCGTCAACGACTTGAGCAATTCCAGAACTTCGATAGCTTGCGACGAAAGCGGAACGATGTGCGGTGTGTCCATCTTCATGCGTTCAGCAGGGATATTCCATCGCCCATTCTCAAGATCGAATTCCGACCATCGCGCTTCGATTAACTCGGTTGTGCGAACGAATGTCAGCGCCATAAGTTTGATTGCAAGCCGTGTCACTTGCGTCCCTCGGTAAACTTCGATTGCACGAAGCAACGCTGGAAGTTCATTGGCATCGACACGAGCAAGATTGACTTTCTTGGTTGGCTTCAAAACATCTGACGGCTTGAATTCAACAATCGGATTACGCTTTGCGAGTCCATGCGCAATGGCATAGCGGAATACCTGCCCAGTGGTCTGCAAGGCGCGTTTTGCCAAGTCTGCTGCGCCTCTCGCTTCGATTGCTTTCACCATCGCTACAAGTTCGGGCGGTTCGATTTCGCCGATTGGCCTTGAGCCAATATAGGGCAGCACATTGGCTTCCAAGCGCCTTCGTGTCGAGTCAATGTGTTGGGCGCTCTTGTCTTGCCGCCAATGGTTCATCCACAAGGCAGCAACGCTCTGGAATGAGCTTTCAGCGCAGGTCTGGATAGCGATCTTTTCGGCCTTCCGTACAGCCATTGGGTCCGATCCTGCCGCTAGTTGCCTTCGGGCAGCGGCATGACGGTCCCTGGCGACCGCTAGAGGCACTTCAGGGTACTTACCGAGCGCCATGAGCTTCTGAGCGCCATTGAATCGATATTTCCAACGCCAGAGCTTTCCACCAGAAGGCGTTACAAACAAGTGCAGACCTTTTGCATCGGGAATCCGGTAAGCCTTCTGTTTGGGATTGGCGTTACGAACCTTGACATCTGTGAGCGGCATGTTTCCTCCGGGAGTGTGCTCTGCGGAAAATACCACCACATCCGAGAACGCGTAGCACCGAAAGTACCACCTTAAAAAAGTGATTGCAAGGGGATGGCGGTGAACGCTGGCGGACGGAAGATCGAAAATAGCCTGTATTTACTGGATTTCTGTACGGTTCTCTAGCTTTTAAGAATGCTTAAAGCTCGTACAAATTGCGGGAATGGTGGGCAGTGAGGGACTCGAACCCCCGACATCCTGCTTGTAAGGCAGGCGCTCTAACCAACTGAGCTAACCGCCCGCTCTGGCACAGACTTGGGCATGTTAGCCCTCTCACAATCATACCAGCGAATTCCCAGAGCAGACGCGATACCGTTCGAATTGACAACGCCTCTCAAAAATAAGCATGGCTTCGATCAGCCTGGGTCTCCTGGCCAAGCCCATCAACAGTCCACCAACGGCCTAATTGATACACTCGACCGAGTGAAGAGACTCATCATCAACGCCGACGACTTCGGCCTCACCGCCGGCGTAAATCGCGCAATAACGGAACTGCACCGTCAAAAGGCACTGACCAGTGCAACTCTCATGGCTCGCGCTACAGCCACAGACGAAGCCGTTGCTATGGCGGACCCAAGCCTCGGAGTAGGCTGCCATGTAGTCCTTGTCGACGGACAATCCGTTCTGGCCCCGCGACGCGACCTCGTCCTGCTTGTCGATCCGGTAAGCACAGGAGGTCGCTTCAAACCGACGCTCCTCGGCCTTCTGCGTCTTCTGTATTTGCAACGTAAGTCCCGGTCATTTTCGAATCGCCGCCTTGAAGAAGAAATCCAGGCCGAAGCCGCCGCTCAAATCTCGCTCCTTCAAGGCCATGGCTTCAACCTGACCCATATCGACACACACAAACACACCCATATGTTCCCTCGCGTGTTGCGTCCCGTGCTCCGCGCAGCCCGAGCCGCGGGCATCCGCACCATCCGCAACCCCTTCGAGCCAGAATGGAGCATCCGCGCCACTCCCCGCGCGCCTTGGCTTCGTCGTATTCAAGTGCAACTTCTGCGGACCTTCGAGCCCATATTTCGCCGGATCGTAGCCGAAGAAGGCTTCGTCACCACAGACGGCGCGATCGGCGTCCTAGCCACCGGAACGCTCGATCCCGCCACACTTGCCTCCCTGCTCCGCGCCGTGCCGCATGGCACCTGGGAGCTCGTCACCCATCCCGGATACAACGACGCAGAACTCGCCCAAGCTGGCACCCGCCTGCTGGCCTCACGAGAGATCGAGCTAGCCGCTCTCAGCGCCGCATCCTTCGCGCCCGATATCGAACTCATCCACTTTGGCCACCTTATGCATCGCAACAGCAGTTGAGCCAGCATCCGTCCAACTAGCAGTCACCAGATCTTCGCAACATCGTCATGCACTTCTGGAATCTTCCCAGCCACTTCCACCGTCCTATCCAGCAGGCCTATGCGCATCGGAATCACGTGTTACCCAACCTACGGCGGCAGCGGTGTGGTCGCCACGGAACTCGGCATTGAACTGGCTGCTCTGGGCCACGAAGTCCACTTCATCAGCTATTCGCAGCCCTTCCGGCTCACCGGCCGCGAAACCGGCATCTTCTACCATGAAGTTCCAGTTTCGAACTATCCCCTCTTCGAATTCCCACCCTACGACCTGGCCTTGGCTTCGCGCATGGCCGAGGTGGCAGAATATTACCTCCTCGACCTTTTACACGTGCACTACGCCATCCCTCACTCCGTCAGTGCGCTGCTTGCCCGCCAGATGCTGGCCGAACGCGGCAAGCGCCTGCCCTTCGTCACCACCCTGCACGGCACCGACATCACCCTCGTCGGCATGGATCGCTCCTACCTGCCCATCACCCGCTACTCCATCCAGCAAAGCGACGGCGTCACCAGCATCTCGTCCTACCTGAAGGAAGTCACCCAAACCAACTTCGGCATCACCCGGCCCATCGAAGTCGTGCATAACTTCGTCAACTGCGATGTCTATCAGCCCATCGCTGATCTAGAAGCCCGGTCTAAAGCGCGCCGCCGCTACGCCGCCGACGACGAGTTTCTCCTCGTCCATCTCTCCAACTTCCGCCCCGTCAAGCGCGTCACCGATGTAATCCAGACCTTCGCCCAGATCGCCGACCAAATCCCCGCGCAGCTCATCCTCATCGGCGACGGACCCGACCGCTCCACTGCCGAATGGCTGGCGCACACACTCGAAATCCAGGATCGCGTCCACTTCCTCGG contains:
- a CDS encoding tyrosine-type recombinase/integrase; the encoded protein is MPLTDVKVRNANPKQKAYRIPDAKGLHLFVTPSGGKLWRWKYRFNGAQKLMALGKYPEVPLAVARDRHAAARRQLAAGSDPMAVRKAEKIAIQTCAESSFQSVAALWMNHWRQDKSAQHIDSTRRRLEANVLPYIGSRPIGEIEPPELVAMVKAIEARGAADLAKRALQTTGQVFRYAIAHGLAKRNPIVEFKPSDVLKPTKKVNLARVDANELPALLRAIEVYRGTQVTRLAIKLMALTFVRTTELIEARWSEFDLENGRWNIPAERMKMDTPHIVPLSSQAIEVLELLKSLTGDCELLFPGERNPNKSMSNNTILFALDRMGYKGRQTGHGFRGLASTILHERGFNHEHIELQLAHAPRNAVSAAYNHALYLEPRAVMMQAWGDFLEQTQRGGKLLPFRHDAA
- a CDS encoding ChbG/HpnK family deacetylase yields the protein MKRLIINADDFGLTAGVNRAITELHRQKALTSATLMARATATDEAVAMADPSLGVGCHVVLVDGQSVLAPRRDLVLLVDPVSTGGRFKPTLLGLLRLLYLQRKSRSFSNRRLEEEIQAEAAAQISLLQGHGFNLTHIDTHKHTHMFPRVLRPVLRAARAAGIRTIRNPFEPEWSIRATPRAPWLRRIQVQLLRTFEPIFRRIVAEEGFVTTDGAIGVLATGTLDPATLASLLRAVPHGTWELVTHPGYNDAELAQAGTRLLASREIELAALSAASFAPDIELIHFGHLMHRNSS
- the bshA gene encoding N-acetyl-alpha-D-glucosaminyl L-malate synthase BshA, with protein sequence MRIGITCYPTYGGSGVVATELGIELAALGHEVHFISYSQPFRLTGRETGIFYHEVPVSNYPLFEFPPYDLALASRMAEVAEYYLLDLLHVHYAIPHSVSALLARQMLAERGKRLPFVTTLHGTDITLVGMDRSYLPITRYSIQQSDGVTSISSYLKEVTQTNFGITRPIEVVHNFVNCDVYQPIADLEARSKARRRYAADDEFLLVHLSNFRPVKRVTDVIQTFAQIADQIPAQLILIGDGPDRSTAEWLAHTLEIQDRVHFLGKQDRVNELLPLADLMLMPSEMESFGLAALEAMACQTPAIATRVGGVPELITDGVDGLIFAVRDVDAMAQAAIALLTDTERHQAMRKAARKTAQDRFCSTRIVPRYVEFYESLVART